The genomic region TATGATATTTGGCTGAATATCAAGATATCTTATGTGGATGTTCAATTTGTTAATGATACCAGAGAGATTCTTTGTATAAGTATTGGTCGATATTTAGTTATtaggctgtctgtctctactGGGGTCGCTTTTGTTGAACAGATTCAGGGAGATGATTTCGAACCGCTTTTGTCTTGGTATCTATATCCAATAAAATTTAGAAACTATGTTGTACGAGTTGTCGGTCAGGTTGTTAAGTATTACGTCATCACAGAAGTTTGTGGTACAAGTACTTGGAGTCTGCAGAGACGAAATATGACGGGAGAACAGTCATGGCATCTTGATAGAATGGACCATACCCTTCTAATTCCATCGGAATACggatttcagtctttgtggAGAGACACATATTACCGGATTGCCTTTCCGTCCCAAGATGTAAGGTCTGTGCCACAAGCCATGTGGTCGATGAACTTGGGCACGAAGCGATGGCAAGTGGAGGGATATCTCAACGTTACAGGCATAAATATAGCCAATAAAATGAGGAAGAAAGTGATtagcatgcacatgcaggaaAATGTGTGGTTGGTGGTGTCATCCAGGTACACAATGTTGATCGCGTCAAGAGATCACATACGACTAGTGAAAAGTCCTAGGCCTTCTAGAATTGCTTTTACAGTCGTCACTATCAACTCGACGTCAGTGTTGCTGTTTGGAGGTTATTATGCAAACCACAATTTTAATGATCTTTGGCAATTTTCTCTTACAAGTAGAATTTGGAAGAAAGTGAAAATGATGGAGAGTAGTGGGTCCGGTTACATCGGACCCATTACTAACGAGGCAGCAGAAAGCGTCCCCTCACCTCGATATAATCATGCTGCTGCAGTTATAGGAGTcgaaatgtttgtttttggcgGATATGACGAAAATGATAATTTGAACTTAGAATTGTGGAGATATAACATGATTAACAATTCGTGGAGATATTTAgaaccaaccaaccaaattTCACATTTTACTTCTATTTATGGAAATTCTTGCCATTTTGTGGCGACCGCTCAAAGTGAAACGCTATGGATTGTGTCTAGGTGTCCTAAAACCCTGAAATCCAATACCAACGTATATATCTATTTGTGGATGTTTATTGTTCACTTGCAGACTTGGAATTTCGTCGCACATGAAAAACTAGAAAATTTGCCGTACAACTATCTCTATTCATCTTTGCATTTCTGGCGAGGATATCTAATAAGTCTAGAGCCTTCTAGTTTACTTTACATCAAGGCTGGATGTCCTGAAGGACTAGGATCGAGCAACATTTCTCGTTTTCCCTGCGACGTCTGCAAAGTAGGATTTTACTCTGATGTAGAGACGAAAGAGTGCCGCAAATGTCCAAATGGAACGACGACGAGACAAGAGCGTTCGTCGAGGCTGACCGaatgcaatgtttgtgtcacGGGTTACTGTCGTCATGGAAGATGTCTGGTGGTGAGCGACAGGCTAACGCAAGCTCCCGTATGTACGTGTACTATCGGATTCACTGGTTCTCACTGTCAAGACGCAACatattattacattggaacGGGGGTTATTCTTGTTATAGGTATTATTACTTTACTCGTTGTTGTATTACGGCGCATCATCAAGAAACGAAGAGAACGAGAAACGGCTTTCCGTCgtcaaatacaaattttgaaCGATGCGTGGCAGAtcagttggcaagaaataGAACTGCAGGACGAaataggaggaggagcttcGGGAAGAGTGTGGAAAGCGCAATACCGTAATCTAGacgttgctgtaaaaatgctGATTAACAATGATGAATCAGAATCGTCATTGGAATTTGCAGGAGAAATTAagtttatgcaaacaatgcgTCATCGAAATATTGTACTTTTCATCGGAGCCGGTAAAACGAGTCCACAAGCACAACCGTTTCTTGTCGTCGAGTTTGCGCATAGAGGTTCATTACGTCACGTACTGGATGACGTCAGTATTGAAATAGATCAAAATCGTAAAATAGATTTTGCTCTAGACGCTTCCAAAGGAATGGAGTTTCTTCACAAATTGAACCCACCGAGAATCCATCGAGATCTGAAAAGTGAGAATTTACTCGTTTGCAAAagttggattgtcaaagtGGCTGATTTTGGTCTTGGAAGACTCTTTAGTGGGGCACAGAAAAACCGACGATCAAATCGAAACAATGCATTGAGCAGCACGAATTCGGGAAACGAGCTTCTAGTTGAAATGAGAGATTTGTCTGAAGATGGTATCGGGACAGTGAGATGGAGTGCACCAGAGTTAGCACGACGAGAGAGCTACGATGGATCCATCGATGTCTACAGGTACTCGACGACGTCAATTTTATTGTATGTAATAATACATTTTGTGcttagttttggaattgtgctttgggagatttggtcacgtggcttTCCTTTCGAGCAGTATCGGTTTGCTCACGAAGTCGACGACGCGGTAAAAAGAGGCGAGCGTCCCGTCGTTCCGTGCGATTGCCCGGAAGGGTATGCAAGCGTAATGCAAGCTTGCTGGGCAGGAAGAGCTCGGAAACGACCGTCGTTTAGCGAAGTTGTCAGCTGTCTGGAAAGCATTCATGTGGAAGATGCATGTTAGAGTGACTACACGAGAGTTTTGAATTTTGGCCAATTGTTACTACTAGTCTAGTGACGCTTAGCTGCTATGTAGAGGTATTACAGCAGATTAGATTGCTATAGCATACGATATTCGAATTGGTAGTTTTAGTCGTAAAAATTGTTATTTACTGTGTAGAATACAGTTGTTTATGTTATATAGCTCACCAGCCGTGATACTACTCCCCTGTAGTCTAGGCTAAGTATATCGCATATACCGACTCAGTGGACCGGTTATACCAGAATACATTCTGCTACAGTAAACGACACGTATTCTACTGCACAAGTGCACTCAACGTTAGTTTACGCTGGACTAATATAAGACGTACGCAAACCGCAGTCACACCTAAAACGCATGCTCTCTATGCCACACTCTCTCTTCCTTAACCTGGTGCTGTCCTTATCTATTGTTTACGATATCTTGCTGgtggttgtctgttttgtctttttggATAACGTCTGGAAGTCTCAATCTCGTGGTCTTCTGGAGGTGATAACATTTTCTTGGAGATCAAGGTAGACTCCTCATCTTGGTTCTTATGTTGATTAGATTGAATTTCAACTACTTGTACTGTCTCTTTCACAGGAACGACTGGTGCTGGTATCTCTTCCACCTCTATCTCTGGTACGCTTACATCAGCTGTTTCTGGTACACTCCGTTGATCTCTCCACCGCATTTGGTCTGTATGAACGTACCTGGAATGTCCTTCCACATTCACTAAATAGTTGGTTGGTCCTAGCTGTTGTTCGACGGTTCCCACCAATCATCTACCACGACTATCTTAACGTGGATTCCACACACCGACTTTACAACCAGGATCCAGTTGTCTTGATCGTTTGGTAGCTTCCTCGAACTTGATTCTCTGCTCATCTCTGTCAATGTCACTTACCTCTGGGCGCAAAAAAGATAACTTGGTTATCGGTATTCGTTTGATTAACAACAGTTCGGCAGGAGTTTTGCCTGTTGCAGTATGTGGAGTCGTACGATAGTGGAGAAGGAACGAAGACACTCGATGACTTATCGACCTTCCCGCTGGTCGACCCTTCAAGCTCTTTTTCAACTCTTGTACCATTCGCTCTACCTGTCCATTAGATGCAGAATGGTAGAGTGGAGTCAGTTGATGCTTGATTCCATTGGCTTCCATAAACTCATTGAAGTCTTGTGCCCTAAACTGAGGACCGTTGTCGGTTACGAGTCGCTGTGGCAATCCATGACAAGAAAAGCTGCTTCGAATAGCTTATATTGTCTGCCCTGTAGTAGCATGTATACCCAGTTTGTGGACTTCTGGCCATTTAGAGAAGGCATCTACAATAAGTAAATACTGCTTCCCCGCAAATTCTGCAAAATCTGCATAGACACGTTGCCATGGTGATGTTGGGTAGATCCGTGGATGTGAGGTTTAGTAGTACTTGGTCTACTCTTCTGGTTTTGACACTGTTCACATGATCTTGCCAAATCTTCTATATCCCTGTCCAGGTTTGGCCACCACACATAACTTCTGGCTAAGGCCTTCATTTTGCTGGTCCCCAGATGACCCTCACGTATCTGCGCTAATACGGTCTTTCTCAATTCCTCTGGGATGATAACTCTGATGCCCCACAATAAGCAGCCACCTTCAATCGATAACTCATTAACACGTTTAGCAAATTGTTGTATGGATTGGTCCACATCTCTGGTAGTTTATCCGTATCGAGTGTATTGATATGCTCTACTTGTCACCACATTCAATTGGGTTACCTTTGCAATCCCTTTGGCAGTCATGGACAATTGCTTACAATAATCCATTCCAAAGATTTGTTCATTGGATTAATCACTTCTACTGGTATAGGAAGTCGAGACAATACATCAGCTTCCTTGTTATCCTGCCCTGCCCTGTATTctagctcatagctgtagGCACTTAATATGAGTGCCCAGCGCTGCAGTCGTGCATCTGCTAGCGGAGGAACTCCTTCCTTAGCTCCTAGAATTCTTAGTAGCGGTCGATGATCGGTTACTAGCTTAGATTTCCTTCTCATCAGGTATTTATGGAAGTGCTCCCTTCCTTAACGGAATTTGCGGGGAAGCAGTATTTACTTATTGTAGATGCCTTCTCTACTGGTTTCAGGATACTTTCCTTCCGCATCCGTTCGAGTTCAGCATCGACCTTAGTATGCAAGGCATATGGAATCGGTCTGGGTCGATGAAACTTTGGTTTGGAATTGGTATTCAACATGATGTTAGTCTGATATCCAACCAATGTACCTACCCCAGTGCCAAACAACTGTGGAAAGGTTTCCACTGGGTCTATTGCCTGAAATTTCTGTACAGTGAAGATTGAATCCCAATCTAGTTTAAAATGTTTCAATCAGTCTCTAGTTAGGATGGCGGGCTTGTTCTTCACTTTTACCACATGAAATTTTACATTTACTTGCTGTCTCTTGTATCTTGCAGGAACTTTCGCTTCTCCTTGCACATTCAAGGGCTGTTTATTGTACGCGTGCAATCCAGTTGCGGATTCAGAAATTGAGAAAGGAGGGGtctataaaaacaaaattttaaccacgcctactttgcCTACTTTTCTTAGGATTCAGTCTCTTTAATAATTAAGAACTTTGGAGTTGTCTCCCTTGGGCGTAAAACCAATTCCAAATAATTCCCCAGCAGAAACAAGAACTAGCTGCACCAGCTGGTAGCAGCAAGCTAGCTATCTCAATCTATGGTTATAGCAGCTAAGGCTATTTATATATGCGATAGATATAATActatatacattaattaagacataaTGTTTAGTACAATGTACACGGTGGAATTAAATGATTTTACATGTTAAAAACGTGAAATTATTGATTAGCTAGAACAAAAGCAATCTTCATTCTCTTAGGATGTAATGATGCAAATGAGTTCACAAGTAGATTTAGTGCTTCTGGAGATTTACGAATTCTTTCACATCGATCACTGTTTATTTTCATGATTGTCAATCCATTTAATCGATCATCTATCATTGTAGATCTTCTGCAGGTTCTAATCAGTTTGAGTTGACTAAAGCTTCTCTCACACTCGCAAGTGGTGACTGGAAGCGTTAATTAAAGTCAACTTCAACAAACGAATATGTTAGGAAACTGTATCTCATCACATTATTTGAGTGCATCAACAAGCATTGTTGGAACTTCATCTGAACACTTCCATTTCCGGACCCACATTCCATACTCAATGGAAAGCATGTCGTGATGAGGCAAGTCAATCTTCGAAATAATCAACAGCTTGACTGAGTGTTTCTGGAAAGTCATCATGAGATTCAGAAGCAACCTTACTTGAAACCAAATGAAGCAAGCCGTGAACCAAGTACTGGTTTCCAGAAAATCCGTTGTCAAGCTCTCTTATGACATGAGATAGGAACTCATTGTACATGGTTACACAATAATACTGCTCTGCACTGCATGTTTCAATGTTGCTTCAATGAGACTGTCGTCTTGCAATGAGCGGTTTGGTCAACTCAAAATCTTCACCATGGAGATCTTGTCCTAACTTAAGACTTTCGGCAAagattttattgaattctTGGACACAGTCCTCTCTCGTTTTCTGTAGGATTAGACGTACTGACTGAACCTGCTTGTAGGCATACATGACATCAGATGCTTGCATTTGAAGCTTGACTGTGAGGCCTTTGAGACATTGCAAGATTTCAAGGAGAATCTTGAAGCAAACTAAGGAAGAAGACGACTGAAGCTGATACAGATAGCCATTCGCCTTTGTGATTGTATTGCCATCCCAGCCCCAATCAGTACCAAAGTCTTTGTGTTGTCCTGGAGAAACCATAGCTTGCAGAGATGTGTGAAGTGCCGGTAACAACTCCAGAAAGGCTGTGTACGAATCAATACGTTGAACCCACCTTGTTCTACAGGCGTCTTTGAGCCTTCGGGCCTTGGCTTCTGGAAGGAATTTATCCATTGTCTTATCAAACAGTCGTTGCCTTTTGGGAGAGAATGAGAAGAACCTTGCAATTTCTCTGATGTATGCCTCAACATTCATGAATGCTTGGATCTTACATGCAGACACTACAGCAAGATTCAATCGATGAGCAGCACAGTGGAAATAGGCAACCTTTggagcttgctgttgaataaCAACACTACACCCTGATCTTTCTCCAGACATGTTACTGGCTCCATCGTAGCACTGCCCTCGCATATCACTTGGTGACAATCCAACTGTCTGTATCCAGTTCaaaattgctgcagcaatatTCTTTCCTGTGATTCTTTCTACTGAGACAAAGGCAACGAATACTTCCTTCACAGTACCATAATAAACGTAGCGAAGGGAAATTGAGAGCTGCTTTTTGTATGAAATATCAGTGACTTCATCAACAATGACAGTGTAGTATTTGCTCTTCTTTACCTCTGCTATGATTTCGTTGCAGATGTACTTGCCAACCACTTCAATCAATTCGTTTTGAATCGTTTTGGATGTGTATCTAGCATTTCTTGGAGAGTTCTTGAGATGTTCAGAGAAAATATTGTCAGTTTCAGCCCTAAAGCATGCAAGCTCAATGAAATTCCCTGGGTTTGAGTGTTTATACTCGGTATCCTTCCACTTGAAACAATCATTACGATTACCACGAAACGCTAAGCCTTGTTTTCCACACAGCAAAGTATTTTTAACAAAGACGAAATCACTTTCTTGTTAGCCTCCATCCGCTTCCGAGCCTCGGATACAAGCACTGTGTCAATAGCTTGTGATGGGTTACTATAAAATCCAAGAATGCACTCATCTTTGCCAGAGAAGCAAGATGGTAATCAAGCTTGCCATGAGCTAGCGTCCTGTCAGATATTTTTCGCCATGCTCTCAAAGGTGCAGTCACGAACTGACCTGTAGAATGTCCACCAGGTAATTCCGGAGCAAAAAATGCACAGGCTTGGCAGAATGCCCCATCCTCTGCACGACTGTAATAGAGCCAAGGATATTTCTTAAACGAGCTTGTTGTAAAGTGGCGATAGTGTTTAGAAACAGCATAGTACGTCTTTGGGTAATAGGAAGGATCAAGATTTGGCTCAGATGTAAGCAATTGGTATTTACGTGTCGGATCCAAGTCATTTAACTTCTGGTTTGCTTTCAACAGTGCTCCAATATCGTCAGGAGCGAAAGCAGTGCTCGACTCAACTTGGGACAGAGTGGTGGCACTGGGTAACATTCGACTTGGACctgtaaacattaaaattaatcGGTGTTGTGATAGTTTGTATTCTGTTTGCAGCTACACGTATGTAACTTAATATTTGAATTTAAGTTTAATACTATTTATAATCTACTTACCAGAAGCATCTGGGCCCCACAAGGGTCTTCTGTTACACAGTTCTGTGATGGCGAACCTATATCTGCACTTAAGTGTGACTCTCCCTCAGACTCTGTAGTAAAGGGAATAGTCAGTAAATGGTAATCCAT from Corticium candelabrum chromosome 10, ooCorCand1.1, whole genome shotgun sequence harbors:
- the LOC134185819 gene encoding ALK tyrosine kinase receptor homolog scd-2-like, yielding MTGEQSWHLDRMDHTLLIPSEYGFQSLWRDTYYRIAFPSQDVRSVPQAMWSMNLGTKRWQVEGYLNVTGINIANKMRKKVISMHMQENVWLVVSSRYTMLIASRDHIRLVKSPRPSRIAFTVVTINSTSVLLFGGYYANHNFNDLWQFSLTSRIWKKVKMMESSGSGYIGPITNEAAESVPSPRYNHAAAVIGVEMFVFGGYDENDNLNLELWRYNMINNSWRYLEPTNQISHFTSIYGNSCHFVATAQSETLWIVSRCPKTLKSNTNVYIYLWMFIVHLQTWNFVAHEKLENLPYNYLYSSLHFWRGYLISLEPSSLLYIKAGCPEGLGSSNISRFPCDVCKVGFYSDVETKECRKCPNGTTTRQERSSRLTECNVCVTGYCRHGRCLVVSDRLTQAPVCTCTIGFTGSHCQDATYYYIGTGVILVIGIITLLVVVLRRIIKKRRERETAFRRQIQILNDAWQISWQEIELQDEIGGGASGRVWKAQYRNLDVAVKMLINNDESESSLEFAGEIKFMQTMRHRNIVLFIGAGKTSPQAQPFLVVEFAHRGSLRHVLDDVSIEIDQNRKIDFALDASKGMEFLHKLNPPRIHRDLKSENLLVCKSWIVKVADFGLGRLFSGAQKNRRSNRNNALSSTNSGNELLVEMRDLSEDGIGTVRWSAPELARRESYDGSIDVYSFGIVLWEIWSRGFPFEQYRFAHEVDDAVKRGERPVVPCDCPEGYASVMQACWAGRARKRPSFSEVVSCLESIHVEDAC